A genomic region of Bdellovibrionota bacterium contains the following coding sequences:
- the cysE gene encoding serine O-acetyltransferase — protein MFEFLRAYKNYDPAAKSLLEVFICYPGVKAIGFHRIAHPLYQAKLYILARLVSEIGRLLTGIEIHPGARLGKRVVIDHGMGVVIGETAIVGDDCLIFHGVTLGGKNFEDKKRHPTIGNKVIIGAGAKILGNITIGDSSVVGANSVVTRDVPSGVIVTGIPATLKVD, from the coding sequence ATGTTTGAGTTCTTAAGAGCGTACAAAAATTATGACCCCGCAGCCAAATCCTTGCTCGAAGTGTTTATTTGTTATCCTGGCGTAAAAGCTATAGGCTTTCATAGAATTGCTCATCCACTATATCAGGCTAAACTTTATATCCTGGCAAGGCTCGTTTCAGAAATCGGAAGACTCTTAACAGGGATCGAAATTCATCCAGGCGCTCGCCTAGGCAAAAGAGTCGTGATCGATCATGGCATGGGCGTTGTGATTGGCGAAACCGCAATCGTCGGTGATGATTGCTTGATCTTTCACGGAGTTACTCTCGGTGGAAAAAATTTTGAAGATAAAAAGAGACACCCAACTATCGGAAACAAAGTGATTATCGGAGCAGGCGCAAAAATTTTAGGAAATATTACGATCGGTGACAGCTCTGTCGTGGGCGCAAACTCTGTAGTGACTCGTGATGTTCCTAGTGGTGTGATTGTTACAGGAATCCCTGCAACACTAAAAGTAGATTAA
- a CDS encoding ABC transporter permease subunit: protein MNQILTIAQNTYKELIRDKALFILIFFAMGLLALSILLSQLSIHENLRLTIDFGFSGIFLAIVAMTLFVGSTLVFREIDKKTILFLMSYPLSRSQFIMGKFFGFTMMLCTLMLGLGIALATLLFVIQWEPTVSFLIAFYGIFLEILVLLSMTLLFGVIIRPILVVGAVVGLFLIGHGMNGFAEIVARGQNEFLKTLSQILKWSLPNLENMNWMNQVVYAEIIPGRTMLFASVYTLGWVIFFLSLAIVLFRRRDFV, encoded by the coding sequence ATGAATCAAATTTTAACAATCGCTCAAAATACCTATAAAGAATTGATCAGAGATAAAGCTCTCTTTATTTTAATTTTCTTTGCCATGGGATTGCTGGCCTTAAGTATTTTACTTTCTCAGCTTTCAATTCATGAGAACTTAAGACTTACAATCGACTTTGGGTTCTCTGGAATTTTCTTAGCAATCGTTGCCATGACTTTATTTGTAGGCAGTACACTTGTATTCAGAGAGATTGATAAGAAAACAATTTTATTCTTGATGTCTTATCCTTTAAGTCGCAGCCAATTCATCATGGGCAAGTTCTTTGGATTCACAATGATGCTTTGTACATTGATGTTGGGGTTGGGAATTGCTTTGGCCACACTTCTTTTTGTTATTCAGTGGGAGCCAACAGTATCTTTCTTGATCGCCTTCTATGGAATTTTTCTTGAGATTCTTGTACTGCTAAGTATGACACTTCTTTTTGGAGTCATTATTCGTCCAATCCTCGTAGTTGGTGCAGTTGTTGGACTATTCCTTATCGGGCATGGAATGAATGGTTTTGCGGAAATCGTTGCTCGCGGCCAGAATGAATTCTTAAAAACTTTAAGCCAAATTTTAAAATGGTCACTTCCTAATCTAGAAAACATGAATTGGATGAATCAAGTTGTATATGCGGAGATCATTCCAGGCAGAACAATGTTATTTGCGTCGGTTTATACATTGGGTTGGGTTATTTTTTTCTTAAGCCTTGCGATCGTATTATTCAGGAGGCGTGATTTTGTTTGA
- a CDS encoding sigma-70 family RNA polymerase sigma factor translates to MSDVFSTEIFILKIRAKDPLALSQLVEAYTDKLYRCCLGMGLNEEAAADCTQSTWLTFLDVAHKFEARSKVQTYLFGILYNKIHDQFRNKQKMDKNDPIDNHMNNRFDNTGHWIQSPIDPESFLLTANTKEEIENCLEKLPDIQRMAFAMREIDEECSKDICKILEITETNLNVLLYRARNRLRECIEKKAVVI, encoded by the coding sequence ATGTCAGATGTATTTTCTACCGAAATTTTTATTTTAAAAATTAGAGCTAAAGATCCTTTAGCTCTAAGCCAACTGGTAGAAGCTTATACAGACAAACTCTATCGATGCTGCCTGGGCATGGGACTCAATGAAGAGGCCGCAGCCGACTGTACACAATCCACATGGTTAACATTTCTCGATGTTGCTCATAAGTTTGAAGCTCGATCTAAAGTACAAACTTATCTATTTGGAATTTTATACAATAAAATTCACGATCAATTTAGAAATAAACAAAAAATGGATAAAAACGACCCAATTGATAATCACATGAACAATAGGTTCGATAATACTGGCCATTGGATTCAATCACCAATTGACCCTGAAAGTTTTCTTCTCACAGCCAATACTAAAGAAGAAATCGAGAATTGCTTAGAAAAGCTTCCGGACATTCAGCGTATGGCTTTTGCTATGAGAGAAATTGATGAAGAATGCTCTAAGGATATTTGTAAGATTTTAGAGATTACTGAGACTAACCTAAATGTACTCTTGTATAGAGCCAGAAATAGACTCCGAGAGTGCATTGAAAAAAAGGCAGTAGTAATATGA
- a CDS encoding transglycosylase SLT domain-containing protein, producing MKNKLKQFSQSILSALIIINMIFPSSVFAANIELDTAVNFRVEGIDSTETPTLKALTVMPKGTVLEVPDEFVIKTDNKVDINKTLNNWMIQSNIKQTRFDKRGRPSYEHFFPVKIVSMPDNKSMNGQHGFVALKHIAERGGLKLETTHKTNLVDSREFKIKNSKPSIYANGGRHETTEAKTCIADCDDENSLQKRIRADLQSELTKVKNHTNAMMRSKRIGGSFDAIARNFERTCFGLKFDDFANYVKEVAPKQNIPAEVMLGILTQESAGVCHAVGDKKSRSKSVGLFQLNTRTVTNVDSCTPQQLQSLKGKTIDQMASDSSLRCLQNPAVNLEGGMKVLLNKYSIVNNGAQPTSSSWATMSLTEKDNFRKALAAYNGGEGWVQISKSDIAFAKDKFDIALNNDWETVRLFMFRHKLRANGYVGKNKSRMTKWETSNVAYVDAILGRGTGEDSQKGFTDHWHAALRGSAISVASREI from the coding sequence ATGAAAAACAAACTAAAACAATTTTCTCAGAGTATATTGTCAGCTCTTATTATTATAAATATGATTTTTCCCTCTTCGGTATTTGCAGCCAATATAGAACTCGATACAGCTGTAAATTTTAGAGTGGAAGGCATTGACTCTACAGAAACACCAACTCTTAAGGCTTTAACAGTTATGCCTAAAGGTACAGTGCTAGAGGTTCCAGATGAATTCGTTATTAAGACAGATAATAAAGTTGATATCAATAAAACTCTCAACAATTGGATGATCCAAAGCAATATCAAACAGACTCGCTTTGATAAGAGAGGTAGACCTAGTTACGAACATTTCTTTCCAGTCAAAATCGTGAGCATGCCTGACAATAAATCCATGAATGGACAACACGGTTTTGTAGCTCTTAAACACATTGCAGAGCGCGGTGGTCTTAAGCTAGAAACTACTCATAAAACAAATCTTGTAGATTCAAGAGAGTTTAAAATTAAAAATTCTAAACCTTCCATTTATGCAAATGGAGGCCGCCATGAGACGACAGAAGCAAAAACTTGCATTGCTGACTGCGATGACGAAAATTCATTACAAAAAAGAATTCGCGCTGACTTACAAAGTGAATTAACAAAAGTAAAAAATCACACAAACGCTATGATGAGGTCAAAAAGAATTGGCGGAAGCTTTGATGCCATCGCGAGAAATTTTGAAAGAACTTGCTTTGGATTAAAGTTTGATGATTTTGCTAACTATGTAAAAGAAGTTGCTCCCAAACAAAATATTCCAGCAGAAGTGATGCTAGGAATTTTAACACAAGAATCTGCTGGTGTTTGCCATGCCGTTGGAGACAAAAAATCCAGATCAAAGAGCGTGGGATTATTTCAGTTGAATACAAGGACCGTAACCAATGTCGATTCTTGCACTCCACAGCAGCTTCAGTCTTTGAAAGGAAAAACCATTGATCAAATGGCCAGTGATTCATCTCTAAGATGCCTACAAAACCCTGCGGTAAATCTTGAAGGCGGAATGAAGGTGCTTCTCAATAAATACAGCATCGTAAATAATGGCGCTCAACCCACATCAAGCTCTTGGGCAACCATGAGCCTTACAGAAAAAGATAATTTTAGAAAAGCTCTTGCTGCCTACAATGGCGGAGAGGGCTGGGTTCAGATTTCAAAAAGCGATATTGCCTTTGCTAAAGATAAATTTGATATCGCCCTTAATAATGACTGGGAAACGGTTCGCTTGTTTATGTTCAGACATAAATTAAGAGCCAATGGTTATGTAGGAAAGAACAAATCCAGAATGACAAAGTGGGAAACTAGTAACGTAGCCTACGTGGATGCAATCTTAGGGCGCGGAACTGGAGAGGATTCTCAAAAAGGATTCACCGACCACTGGCATGCAGCCTTGAGAGGCTCTGCTATTTCAGTTGCCTCAAGAGAAATTTAA
- a CDS encoding NUDIX hydrolase — translation MSKIEPWKTLESEELAKYGYFRMRKDKCELPDGRIMPGYYTIEFADWVNVIPVTKDKKIVLINQYRHSVEQVTIEIPGGSTHPKENEPVEKAARREMEEETGYTSTNLEFVGFQYPNPALLSNKMHTFIAWDAVKTKEQELDPYEDIETFEVTFTELRKLIETGKIPHSIILGSFLLAQKKLNF, via the coding sequence ATGAGTAAGATTGAGCCTTGGAAAACATTAGAATCTGAAGAGTTAGCAAAGTACGGATACTTTCGTATGCGCAAGGACAAGTGCGAGCTTCCAGACGGAAGAATCATGCCTGGCTATTACACCATTGAATTTGCTGATTGGGTGAACGTGATTCCAGTGACAAAAGACAAGAAGATTGTACTCATCAATCAATATAGGCACTCTGTGGAGCAGGTCACGATTGAAATTCCTGGCGGCTCAACTCATCCCAAAGAAAACGAACCTGTCGAAAAAGCAGCGAGAAGAGAGATGGAAGAGGAAACTGGTTATACCTCAACAAATCTAGAATTCGTTGGTTTTCAATATCCCAATCCCGCGCTTTTATCCAACAAGATGCACACGTTCATTGCTTGGGATGCGGTAAAAACAAAAGAGCAAGAATTAGATCCTTACGAAGACATTGAAACTTTTGAGGTCACTTTTACAGAATTAAGAAAACTCATTGAAACAGGCAAGATCCCACACTCGATTATATTAGGCTCTTTTCTATTGGCTCAAAAGAAATTAAACTTCTAA
- a CDS encoding DUF692 domain-containing protein, with protein MGIRSPHVMQFLNELPKSIQWGEVVSENYMNWQNGLKPKAFSNLEKIRERLPIALHGVSMNIGSADPIDANYLKRLKELANSIDPIWISDHLCWTGVDGENIHDLIPVPFTKENLKYLSDKILKIQDFLGQRILIENVSSYFEYTNTEMTEWQFIKELTEKADCGILLDINNIYVSSVNHSFNPIDFLKSMPLERVGQIHLAGHSVKDGYLIDTHDQPVCEEVWKLFQWTEQNLGFFTSMIERDGAIPNWQELEKEILRAHEIRNGVKSEFTKKITASI; from the coding sequence GTGGGAATCAGGAGTCCTCATGTAATGCAATTTCTCAACGAACTACCAAAAAGCATTCAATGGGGCGAAGTCGTCTCTGAAAACTACATGAATTGGCAAAATGGTTTAAAACCAAAAGCATTTTCTAATTTAGAAAAAATAAGAGAGAGGCTGCCTATTGCTCTTCATGGAGTTTCTATGAATATTGGATCTGCTGATCCAATAGATGCGAATTATCTTAAGCGCTTAAAAGAACTTGCAAACAGCATTGACCCTATTTGGATTTCAGATCATCTCTGCTGGACAGGTGTTGATGGTGAAAATATTCATGATCTAATACCTGTTCCTTTCACCAAAGAGAATTTGAAATATCTTTCAGATAAAATTTTAAAGATACAAGATTTTCTTGGCCAAAGAATTTTAATAGAAAATGTATCTAGTTATTTTGAATATACAAATACAGAAATGACAGAATGGCAATTTATAAAAGAATTAACTGAGAAAGCTGACTGCGGTATTTTATTAGACATTAACAATATATATGTCAGCTCAGTAAATCATAGTTTTAATCCCATAGATTTTTTAAAATCCATGCCCTTAGAGAGGGTTGGACAAATTCATCTTGCTGGTCATTCCGTCAAAGACGGTTATCTCATAGATACACATGACCAGCCCGTGTGTGAAGAGGTTTGGAAGCTATTTCAATGGACAGAACAGAATTTAGGTTTCTTCACATCAATGATAGAAAGAGATGGGGCTATTCCAAACTGGCAAGAACTAGAAAAAGAAATTCTCAGAGCTCATGAAATTCGTAACGGAGTAAAAAGTGAATTCACTAAAAAAATTACAGCTTCAATTTAA
- a CDS encoding ABC transporter ATP-binding protein, with protein MANVLEVKNLTKSFKRNPWSKPKEVLHNISFSLSQGVMTGFLGINGSGKTTTIKCVLDLITPEKGEIKFFGEKISRNIKKRIGYLPEKPQLYDHLSGGEFLDFAIKLSRNNISTSNVESEKKIDEILELVDLKHAKEARLREYSKGMYQRMGLAQAIIRNPELVILDEPMSDLDPAGRSLVKDILKRIQSEKKVSIFISSHLLQDIEDLCPEIVILNQGEMKYTGKTLSFINKLNPKFDITFEDKNNFKTVSVDSEESLQAEIDKLRSQKTNIITIQNQKSLEEAFKSFIGKDF; from the coding sequence ATGGCAAATGTATTAGAAGTTAAAAATTTAACGAAGTCTTTTAAGCGCAATCCGTGGTCAAAGCCCAAAGAAGTGTTACATAATATTTCTTTTTCTTTATCTCAAGGCGTGATGACTGGTTTTTTAGGAATCAACGGGTCTGGAAAAACAACAACGATCAAGTGTGTACTCGATTTGATCACTCCTGAAAAAGGTGAAATCAAATTTTTCGGTGAAAAGATTTCTAGAAATATCAAAAAGCGCATTGGTTATTTACCAGAAAAGCCTCAGCTCTATGATCACTTGTCTGGCGGAGAGTTTTTAGATTTTGCCATCAAGCTTTCTAGAAATAATATTTCTACCTCCAACGTAGAGTCAGAAAAAAAGATCGATGAAATTCTTGAACTCGTTGATTTGAAACATGCTAAAGAGGCAAGACTCAGAGAATATTCTAAAGGTATGTATCAAAGAATGGGGTTAGCCCAAGCGATCATCAGAAACCCAGAATTAGTTATCCTAGATGAACCGATGTCGGATCTAGATCCTGCAGGAAGATCTTTAGTAAAAGATATCCTTAAGAGAATTCAGTCTGAGAAAAAAGTTTCGATCTTTATTAGTAGTCACTTATTGCAAGATATCGAAGATCTTTGCCCGGAAATTGTGATTCTCAATCAGGGCGAGATGAAATACACCGGAAAAACTTTAAGCTTTATCAATAAGCTCAATCCAAAATTTGATATCACTTTTGAAGATAAAAATAATTTCAAAACTGTGTCCGTAGATTCTGAAGAAAGTCTCCAAGCAGAAATCGACAAGTTGAGAAGCCAAAAAACGAATATCATCACAATCCAAAATCAAAAATCTTTAGAAGAAGCCTTTAAGAGCTTCATTGGGAAGGATTTTTAA
- a CDS encoding DoxX family protein, whose protein sequence is MGFFSRVDSKVQSLSFILDPVLKLIPRLFIATVFIPAGWGKLQNLGKTIEYFKSLNIPLATIQAPLAAFSEVIFGIFVLVGFFTRLSCIPLFCIMVVAVLTAHKEDVTSIYALSELSPALYAVIILCVFTLGSGAFSLDQILFRKK, encoded by the coding sequence GTGGGTTTTTTTAGTAGAGTTGATAGTAAAGTCCAAAGCTTATCTTTTATATTAGATCCAGTTTTAAAATTAATTCCACGCCTTTTCATCGCTACGGTATTTATCCCTGCAGGGTGGGGCAAATTGCAAAACTTAGGCAAAACGATTGAATACTTTAAATCTCTCAATATTCCATTAGCAACAATTCAAGCTCCCCTGGCCGCCTTCAGTGAAGTTATTTTTGGAATTTTTGTTCTTGTAGGTTTTTTTACGAGATTATCTTGCATACCACTTTTTTGTATTATGGTTGTTGCCGTTCTCACTGCACATAAAGAGGACGTGACTTCGATTTATGCATTATCAGAACTTAGTCCAGCATTGTATGCCGTCATTATCCTCTGTGTATTTACATTGGGTTCCGGAGCTTTTTCTTTAGATCAAATTCTTTTTCGAAAAAAATAA
- a CDS encoding DNA-binding domain-containing protein produces MNSLKKLQLQFKEAITKNFEPEFLNSLPLRETAQFSKLQRLKVYQNAYFLRIEESLEEDFPETFELIKKTKGDLRSQLRKFLKENPSKFNNLGEYSQSFPLFFDVKNERDLYESANFEWKKCITFAAHHKIPVDISTLSQYSEEEILTLKMELHPAVQLAIKGDHLYLLYRADSEVTTDKIDLNSYKIIDMILEGLNISKIVERISSPEELFRIFAMLSSRGLIVGIQK; encoded by the coding sequence GTGAATTCACTAAAAAAATTACAGCTTCAATTTAAAGAAGCCATTACTAAAAATTTTGAGCCTGAGTTTTTAAACTCTCTACCTCTTAGAGAGACAGCACAGTTCTCTAAACTTCAAAGGTTGAAAGTTTATCAAAATGCTTACTTCCTGCGCATCGAAGAGTCTCTTGAAGAAGATTTTCCTGAAACTTTTGAATTGATTAAAAAAACTAAGGGAGACCTAAGAAGTCAGCTTAGAAAATTCCTTAAAGAAAATCCTTCAAAATTCAATAATCTCGGTGAATACAGCCAGAGCTTCCCCCTCTTTTTTGATGTTAAAAATGAAAGGGACCTTTATGAGTCTGCAAATTTTGAATGGAAGAAATGCATTACATTTGCCGCCCATCACAAAATTCCTGTTGATATATCCACATTGTCGCAATATTCAGAAGAAGAGATACTAACTTTAAAAATGGAACTCCATCCAGCAGTACAGTTGGCCATAAAGGGTGATCACCTCTACCTTCTATATCGCGCAGATAGCGAAGTGACTACTGATAAAATTGATCTCAATAGTTATAAAATTATAGATATGATACTTGAAGGCTTGAATATTTCTAAAATTGTTGAAAGGATTAGTAGTCCAGAAGAATTATTTAGGATATTCGCAATGCTCTCCAGTCGTGGATTGATTGTCGGCATTCAAAAATAA
- a CDS encoding YihY/virulence factor BrkB family protein encodes MKFLKDFAKSIWKKSNEDLLFTHAAALTYYSFIYFVPILALFYFFFDYFNGFEQIKASIQSFVGVYLAPQLAETILSYVQTIQDRVSVEAIGIFGLIGFLVSSFLMLYQIEFSFNAMLGSNHPEHRIKRMIKYVILMTLGPIFIGLSILAQRSVYKITDGHVEITALSVLVSILPLVTTLIFITTMYRWVSAIRLTWKTCMKAGAFAGIGIEVVKQLYAYYVVYSLKGSPYGAMAVLPLFLIWINTIWTITLLGGQICCYLNARESKVF; translated from the coding sequence ATGAAATTTTTAAAAGACTTCGCCAAATCAATATGGAAGAAGTCCAACGAAGATCTTCTCTTCACGCATGCGGCAGCGTTGACTTATTATTCGTTTATTTATTTTGTACCGATCTTGGCTCTTTTCTATTTTTTCTTTGATTACTTCAATGGATTTGAACAGATTAAAGCTTCGATACAAAGTTTCGTAGGAGTCTATCTCGCGCCTCAACTTGCAGAGACGATTTTGTCATACGTGCAAACAATTCAAGATAGAGTTTCGGTAGAGGCCATTGGTATTTTTGGATTGATCGGTTTTTTAGTTTCGAGTTTTTTGATGCTCTATCAAATTGAATTTTCTTTCAATGCCATGTTGGGTAGCAATCATCCTGAGCATAGAATTAAAAGGATGATTAAATATGTGATTCTAATGACTTTAGGACCAATTTTTATTGGTCTTTCTATTCTTGCACAGCGATCGGTTTATAAAATCACGGACGGCCACGTTGAGATCACGGCACTTTCAGTTCTTGTTTCTATTTTACCTTTGGTAACAACATTGATTTTTATTACGACAATGTACAGGTGGGTTTCTGCAATTCGATTGACTTGGAAGACCTGCATGAAGGCAGGTGCATTTGCTGGAATTGGGATTGAAGTTGTTAAGCAACTTTACGCCTATTACGTCGTATACTCTTTGAAGGGTAGTCCCTACGGTGCAATGGCTGTGCTGCCACTATTTTTAATTTGGATCAATACCATTTGGACAATCACTTTGCTTGGGGGGCAGATCTGTTGTTATTTGAATGCTAGGGAATCAAAGGTTTTTTAA
- the ttcA gene encoding tRNA 2-thiocytidine(32) synthetase TtcA has protein sequence MLETQTKTPKNNATVDSDKSNLEKLEKRIFRKVGTAISDFNMIEEGDRILVAVSGGKDSWVLLHVLNELKKRAPIHFDLIVVNIDQGYAGFRQDLIDDFLETKDIKRDMQYFDIATLLDEKMKDGSVPCSLCARLRRGALSGAAKKLECNKIALGHHLDDFIETLLLNEFFSGRVATMAPVLQPEESPERVIRPLVYVPESDIIEFAKSEGFPIVCCQCPLMCGENTHIDHKRRYIKTLLKTLQKDIPEIKNSLIASMGRVQPSHMLDRDIWDFTKMEKK, from the coding sequence ATGTTAGAGACTCAAACGAAAACCCCTAAAAATAATGCCACGGTGGATAGTGATAAATCAAATCTAGAGAAGCTGGAGAAGCGTATCTTTAGAAAGGTCGGCACAGCTATATCTGATTTCAATATGATCGAAGAGGGTGACCGCATTTTGGTGGCAGTTTCGGGTGGTAAAGATTCGTGGGTTTTGCTTCATGTTTTAAATGAACTGAAGAAAAGAGCTCCTATTCATTTTGATTTGATTGTCGTAAACATTGACCAAGGCTATGCAGGATTCAGGCAAGATCTTATCGATGATTTCTTGGAAACTAAGGACATCAAGAGAGACATGCAGTATTTTGATATTGCAACTCTACTTGATGAAAAAATGAAGGATGGATCTGTTCCATGTTCTCTTTGCGCAAGATTAAGAAGAGGCGCACTTTCTGGAGCTGCTAAAAAATTAGAATGCAATAAAATTGCTCTTGGTCATCATTTGGATGATTTTATTGAGACCTTGCTTTTGAACGAATTTTTCTCTGGTCGGGTAGCAACTATGGCTCCAGTTCTTCAGCCAGAAGAAAGTCCAGAGCGTGTAATTCGTCCTCTGGTCTATGTGCCCGAGAGCGACATTATTGAATTTGCAAAGTCTGAAGGATTTCCGATTGTGTGCTGTCAATGTCCACTGATGTGTGGGGAGAACACGCATATTGATCATAAGAGACGTTACATCAAGACGCTGCTAAAGACCTTGCAGAAAGATATTCCAGAAATCAAGAATTCACTCATCGCCTCCATGGGCCGCGTACAACCTAGCCATATGTTAGATAGAGATATTTGGGATTTCACAAAAATGGAGAAGAAGTAA
- a CDS encoding HD domain-containing protein → MEKIYVKDLKPSQAIKCTFLVKDKNLGTDKKGHSFLSLVLSDKTGQVDARVFGQAEEMNELFEVDDFVFVKATVQKFQNRNQLVIQNIEAMSPTSVQIADFLPTTKNNIEEMFSDLIKISQEVRNPFIKDLILNTLNDSEIQPLIKKCPAAKSVHHAYIGGLLEHTLSICNVMKLISQNYKELDLDLLIFGAIFHDIGKVWELSFDTYIGYTDVGRLVGHIPLGSELVERKAKEIPNFPVELKNVCKHLVLTHHGKLEYGSPKRPKFLEAMVVGMIDELDSRINSMMTYMNAQMSESNPEQKWSSYNSMYDRYFYLDVLKQQKAKVEK, encoded by the coding sequence TTGGAAAAAATTTACGTCAAAGATTTAAAACCTTCACAAGCTATTAAATGTACATTTTTAGTGAAGGATAAGAACTTAGGAACAGACAAGAAAGGCCATTCTTTTTTAAGTCTAGTGCTTTCAGATAAAACTGGCCAAGTGGACGCAAGAGTTTTTGGTCAAGCAGAAGAAATGAATGAACTGTTTGAAGTGGATGATTTTGTTTTTGTAAAGGCTACAGTTCAAAAATTTCAAAATCGTAATCAACTTGTCATTCAGAATATCGAAGCGATGAGCCCAACCTCGGTACAGATTGCCGATTTTTTGCCCACTACCAAAAACAACATCGAAGAAATGTTCTCGGACCTTATCAAGATTTCCCAAGAGGTTAGAAACCCATTCATCAAAGATCTAATTTTAAACACTCTAAACGATTCTGAAATTCAGCCACTCATCAAAAAGTGCCCGGCAGCAAAATCTGTGCATCACGCCTACATTGGAGGATTGCTAGAGCATACTCTTTCAATTTGTAATGTGATGAAATTGATATCGCAGAATTATAAAGAACTGGATTTAGATCTTTTGATTTTTGGAGCTATCTTTCATGACATTGGGAAGGTGTGGGAGCTTTCGTTTGATACGTACATTGGTTACACGGACGTAGGAAGATTGGTTGGCCATATTCCTCTCGGCAGCGAGCTTGTCGAGAGAAAGGCAAAAGAAATTCCTAATTTCCCTGTGGAATTAAAAAATGTATGCAAGCATCTAGTGCTCACTCACCATGGTAAATTAGAATATGGATCCCCTAAGAGACCAAAATTCTTAGAGGCTATGGTGGTGGGTATGATTGACGAGTTGGACAGCCGTATCAATTCGATGATGACCTACATGAACGCTCAAATGAGTGAGAGCAACCCCGAGCAAAAATGGTCCAGCTACAATTCCATGTATGATCGCTACTTTTATCTTGATGTGCTTAAGCAGCAAAAGGCTAAAGTCGAAAAATGA
- a CDS encoding SAM-dependent methyltransferase, with protein sequence MLYVVALPIGNLEDITLRALKLLREADVIIGEERKELIPMLKHFEVDFHSKTLEFLNEHSDKEDLQHLKGLCKDKNVVLVSDCGTPVFCDPGAHLISLCRKEKISVISAPGASSLMTLLSLSSEKLLKFQFVGFLPREKEDRQREIAKLKNIKESFIVMDTPYRLKATIDQLAQAMSGRRALLGCDLTQSNELVIEDTLSKINAQLGDEKREFILLVY encoded by the coding sequence ATGCTATATGTAGTTGCTCTTCCCATCGGAAATCTCGAGGATATCACATTGAGGGCTCTCAAGCTCTTGCGAGAGGCCGACGTGATCATCGGGGAAGAACGCAAAGAACTCATTCCCATGCTAAAACATTTCGAAGTAGATTTTCATTCTAAGACTTTAGAGTTCTTAAATGAGCATTCGGATAAAGAAGACCTTCAGCATTTGAAAGGTCTTTGCAAAGATAAGAATGTCGTTCTGGTTTCAGATTGTGGAACACCGGTGTTTTGTGATCCCGGCGCTCACTTGATTTCACTTTGCAGAAAAGAAAAGATTTCAGTGATTTCTGCACCTGGTGCTTCAAGTTTGATGACTCTTTTGAGTTTGTCTTCAGAAAAACTTTTAAAATTTCAATTTGTTGGATTCTTGCCTCGCGAAAAAGAAGATCGCCAAAGAGAAATTGCAAAACTTAAAAATATCAAAGAAAGCTTTATCGTGATGGATACGCCTTATCGCTTAAAGGCCACCATCGATCAATTGGCTCAAGCGATGTCTGGTCGTAGAGCGCTTTTGGGTTGCGATCTCACTCAAAGCAACGAGCTTGTAATTGAAGACACGCTCTCCAAAATCAACGCTCAGCTTGGTGACGAAAAAAGAGAGTTTATTCTTTTAGTTTACTGA